A genomic window from Silvibacterium dinghuense includes:
- a CDS encoding winged helix-turn-helix domain-containing protein: MRPVFNGLCRFDDFELDCAGRKVLRNGERIALSPKAFDVLVYLASNPGRLIPKDELMKAVWPESYVEESNLAQQISQLRKAFKDKSDLIATVPGRGYQFTAQVVPLTHPQAELPPAEPNPDVLLLQHVRERTHTVLEQRSETRHASRSLPSWVASSWMIGCAAVLLALSVIGYFGWRHFAPRPQLRKVVIADFLNLTGDSSMDAALKSAVSIGLGQTPYIQLMSDSLIRQTLARMEKPPDTPLLGDTALEICRRGDYQVLLRGHIELTDYRYQLSLEPVNCATGRSLGVFRGQANEKDTILDTLDSEMRRVRAVIGEPNASLAQFSAPLIDATTFSFEALQDYNTGTRLGNAGNSQAAKAMFEKAVAIDPKFAEGWDQLGVAWWDLGDSNKAAAMFQKAYDLSSNVTQDEKFSIRYHYDAATLGDLVAGAKNLEAYTKVYPADDWGWGALADAYVQLGDFPHALTTAEQVLRHGTYHLEMIDEVWIGALFRSNRFADAKRAIAQAQAQGRDGPHLHHMLYEMALIEQDRETQRKEAAWSKNQPEYSKMLRIEAIASADAGKLQEFESSFEKDLPLAAKDISPSFADSMLLDEALIEMEFGRMEKAASVLEKVQNKSDLDSILMDARAGNFTPAKALLRQKESRPTDTFRHYLQLPELRALAALHNHDPLSAIAALEVSRPYELARGDILEVRAQAYLTAGQADQAIAEYQKMLAHPALEDPMLPRTILAHLGLARAYALQRETAASRAEYEKLFELWKDADPGLPILDQARREYRQLDSSSGVHP; encoded by the coding sequence ATGCGACCTGTTTTCAATGGCTTGTGCCGCTTTGACGATTTCGAGCTGGACTGCGCCGGCAGGAAGGTACTGCGCAACGGGGAGCGCATCGCGCTCTCTCCCAAGGCATTCGACGTGCTGGTATATCTCGCGTCCAACCCCGGCCGCCTGATCCCGAAAGACGAGCTGATGAAGGCCGTATGGCCGGAGTCTTACGTGGAAGAGAGCAACCTGGCGCAGCAGATCAGCCAGTTGCGCAAGGCCTTCAAGGACAAATCGGACCTGATCGCCACCGTGCCGGGACGGGGCTACCAGTTCACAGCGCAGGTGGTGCCGCTCACCCATCCCCAGGCGGAGCTACCACCGGCTGAGCCGAACCCCGACGTTCTCTTGCTCCAGCATGTCCGTGAACGCACGCACACGGTGCTCGAGCAACGCTCCGAGACCAGGCACGCCTCCCGCAGCCTCCCGTCCTGGGTGGCCTCGTCCTGGATGATCGGGTGCGCCGCTGTGCTCCTGGCACTTTCGGTCATCGGGTATTTCGGCTGGCGGCATTTTGCTCCCCGGCCGCAGCTGCGCAAGGTGGTGATCGCGGACTTCCTGAACCTCACCGGCGATTCCTCCATGGATGCGGCGCTCAAAAGCGCTGTGAGCATCGGCCTGGGGCAGACCCCTTATATCCAGCTCATGAGCGACAGCCTGATTCGCCAGACGCTGGCCAGGATGGAGAAGCCGCCGGATACGCCGCTGCTCGGCGACACGGCGCTCGAAATCTGCCGGCGCGGCGACTACCAGGTGCTGCTTCGCGGACACATTGAACTGACCGATTACCGTTACCAGCTGAGCCTGGAGCCGGTGAACTGCGCGACCGGGAGAAGTCTTGGCGTCTTTCGCGGACAGGCCAATGAAAAAGACACCATCCTCGACACCCTCGACAGCGAGATGCGACGCGTGCGCGCGGTCATCGGCGAGCCGAACGCATCGCTCGCGCAATTCAGCGCGCCGCTGATCGATGCGACGACGTTCTCCTTTGAAGCACTGCAGGACTACAACACCGGCACACGGCTGGGCAACGCCGGCAACTCACAGGCCGCGAAGGCCATGTTCGAAAAGGCCGTGGCCATCGATCCCAAGTTCGCCGAAGGCTGGGATCAGCTCGGTGTGGCATGGTGGGATCTGGGCGACAGCAACAAGGCCGCAGCGATGTTTCAAAAAGCCTACGACCTGAGCTCGAACGTCACCCAGGATGAGAAGTTCAGTATCCGTTATCACTACGACGCCGCCACGCTGGGCGACCTGGTCGCCGGCGCGAAGAACCTGGAGGCATACACGAAGGTCTATCCCGCCGACGACTGGGGATGGGGAGCGCTGGCCGATGCCTACGTCCAGCTCGGCGACTTTCCCCACGCGCTCACAACCGCCGAGCAGGTGCTCAGGCATGGCACCTACCATCTGGAAATGATCGACGAGGTGTGGATCGGCGCGCTCTTCCGCTCCAACCGCTTTGCCGATGCCAAGCGCGCCATCGCGCAGGCGCAGGCCCAGGGCAGGGATGGCCCGCACCTGCACCACATGCTCTATGAAATGGCGCTCATCGAGCAGGATCGCGAAACGCAGCGCAAAGAAGCGGCATGGTCGAAAAATCAGCCCGAGTACAGCAAGATGCTTCGCATCGAGGCCATTGCCAGTGCAGATGCAGGTAAGCTGCAGGAGTTCGAGTCCTCGTTCGAGAAGGATCTCCCTCTGGCGGCGAAGGACATCAGCCCATCGTTTGCCGACAGCATGCTCCTCGATGAAGCGCTGATCGAGATGGAGTTCGGCCGCATGGAGAAAGCTGCTTCCGTTCTCGAGAAAGTGCAGAACAAGTCCGACCTGGATTCCATCCTGATGGACGCCCGCGCCGGAAACTTCACGCCCGCCAAAGCCCTCCTGCGCCAGAAAGAATCCAGGCCCACCGACACCTTTCGCCACTATCTGCAGCTGCCGGAACTGCGCGCGCTCGCAGCCCTGCATAACCACGACCCACTCAGCGCGATTGCCGCATTGGAAGTCTCGCGGCCCTACGAGCTGGCACGCGGCGACATCCTCGAAGTCCGCGCCCAGGCATATCTGACTGCCGGTCAAGCCGATCAGGCTATCGCCGAATACCAGAAGATGCTGGCTCATCCCGCACTGGAAGATCCCATGCTGCCCAGAACCATCCTGGCGCACCTGGGATTGGCCCGCGCCTACGCTCTGCAGCGAGAAACCGCCGCCAGCCGCGCCGAATACGAAAAACTGTTTGAACTTTGGAAGGATGCGGACCCGGGTCTCCCCATTCTCGATCAGGCGCGTCGCGAATACAGGCAGCTCGACTCATCCTCCGGCGTTCACCCCTGA
- a CDS encoding TetR/AcrR family transcriptional regulator codes for MKKGEITRQRIIELAAPLFNQRGYAGCSMADIMEATGLEKGGIYRYFESKEALAAEAFLFSQRAVRKLRTDDLQKIPGALEKLRYLMDRFVSEPSSIQGGCPLMNTAVDSDDGNAILRDLVHQAFTDWRSRIAAIIRKGIRDGEIQESCRPAELADTLIAALEGALLMSRLDGTGTALQHARNSMDVLLDVYTRK; via the coding sequence ATGAAAAAGGGAGAGATCACGCGGCAGCGGATCATCGAGCTGGCCGCTCCGCTGTTCAATCAGCGCGGTTATGCGGGCTGTTCCATGGCCGACATCATGGAGGCGACGGGACTTGAAAAAGGTGGAATCTATCGCTATTTCGAGTCCAAAGAGGCGCTGGCTGCCGAGGCCTTCCTGTTTTCACAGCGCGCGGTCAGGAAGCTGCGTACCGACGACCTGCAGAAGATTCCGGGCGCGCTGGAGAAGCTGCGCTACCTGATGGACCGCTTTGTCTCCGAGCCTTCTTCGATCCAGGGTGGATGCCCGCTGATGAATACGGCCGTCGACTCCGACGATGGCAACGCGATCCTGCGCGACCTGGTGCACCAGGCCTTTACCGACTGGCGGAGCCGGATCGCCGCCATCATACGGAAGGGAATCCGGGACGGAGAGATTCAGGAGAGTTGCCGCCCGGCAGAGCTGGCCGATACGCTGATTGCCGCGCTCGAGGGCGCGCTGCTGATGAGCAGGCTCGACGGCACCGGCACGGCTCTCCAGCATGCGCGCAACTCGATGGACGTGCTCCTGGACGTGTACACCAGAAAGTAA
- a CDS encoding DHA2 family efflux MFS transporter permease subunit, with translation MSAAAVAVPSQPHTSRRAINPWVIALTVTLATFMELLDTSIANVSLPYIAGGLGRSFDEVTWILTSYLVANAVVLPMSAWLSRVFGRKNYYMACVALFTITSFLCGIAPSLPFMLLARVLQGVGGGGLAPVEQAILVDTFPPAKRASAFALYTVAIVTAPAIGPVLGGWITDNYNWRWVFLINIPIGILSLFLTNRFVHDPESYAAERSTVRGNDGRLRVDGIGIALIGLGSAALEVLLDRGQIDDWFGSTFISWMMAAAVLCLSSAVIWELRHPDPVIDFRLLKTRNFSIACAFYFLFGVGLFASTTLIPQILQSLYGYRAIDAGLVLGPGAFVITVLAPVGAQLVQRRIVHPRIMLVGAVTVVGISFLHYSRFTLQTDYAHYAWARALQGLGYAFFFVPLTMLAYSELRPDQNNRASSLTNFFRNWGGSFGIAFATTLAERREDFHQSSVGNHLAASAPALQNTVQQMAGYLQAHGFSPADALQAAYARVYSQFTAQSQMLAFMDCFFLIGVMTLAAVPLLLLTRHFRVGGGGGGGH, from the coding sequence ATGAGCGCTGCGGCAGTCGCGGTTCCATCACAGCCCCATACCTCCCGGCGCGCCATCAACCCATGGGTGATCGCGCTGACAGTCACGCTCGCTACGTTCATGGAGCTGCTCGACACTTCGATCGCCAACGTATCACTGCCCTACATCGCCGGTGGACTCGGCCGCTCCTTCGATGAAGTCACCTGGATTCTGACCAGCTACCTGGTCGCGAATGCCGTTGTGCTGCCCATGTCCGCATGGCTCAGCCGGGTCTTCGGGCGCAAGAACTATTACATGGCCTGCGTAGCGCTCTTCACGATTACTTCGTTCCTGTGCGGCATCGCACCCAGCCTGCCGTTCATGCTGCTGGCGCGCGTGCTGCAGGGCGTAGGAGGAGGCGGCCTCGCGCCCGTGGAGCAGGCCATCCTGGTGGACACCTTTCCGCCTGCGAAACGGGCTTCGGCCTTTGCCCTCTACACCGTTGCGATCGTTACGGCTCCCGCCATCGGGCCGGTGCTCGGCGGATGGATCACCGATAACTACAACTGGCGCTGGGTCTTCCTGATCAATATCCCGATCGGCATCCTGTCCTTATTCCTCACCAACAGATTCGTCCACGATCCGGAGAGCTATGCCGCCGAGCGCTCTACCGTGCGCGGAAACGACGGACGTCTGCGGGTCGACGGCATCGGCATCGCGCTCATCGGCCTGGGATCGGCCGCGCTGGAAGTGCTGCTGGACCGCGGCCAGATCGACGACTGGTTCGGCTCGACGTTCATCTCATGGATGATGGCCGCTGCTGTTCTCTGCCTCTCCTCGGCAGTGATATGGGAACTGCGCCATCCGGACCCGGTCATCGACTTTCGCCTGCTGAAGACGCGGAATTTCTCCATCGCATGCGCTTTTTACTTCCTCTTCGGCGTGGGCCTCTTCGCTTCGACGACGCTCATCCCGCAGATTCTGCAGTCGCTCTATGGATATCGCGCTATCGATGCGGGGCTGGTGCTCGGTCCGGGAGCCTTTGTCATCACGGTGTTGGCGCCGGTGGGCGCGCAACTGGTGCAGCGACGCATCGTGCACCCGCGCATCATGCTAGTGGGCGCGGTCACAGTAGTAGGCATCTCCTTCCTGCATTACAGCCGCTTCACCCTGCAGACCGACTACGCGCATTACGCCTGGGCCCGCGCGCTCCAGGGACTGGGATACGCCTTCTTCTTCGTGCCGCTGACCATGCTTGCCTACTCGGAGCTGCGGCCGGACCAGAACAACCGCGCTTCCAGCCTGACGAACTTCTTCCGCAACTGGGGCGGCTCATTCGGCATTGCCTTCGCAACCACTCTGGCCGAGCGCCGCGAGGACTTCCACCAGAGCAGCGTAGGCAATCACCTGGCCGCTTCCGCGCCTGCGCTGCAGAATACGGTGCAGCAGATGGCAGGTTACCTGCAGGCGCATGGTTTCTCTCCCGCCGATGCGCTGCAGGCGGCCTACGCGCGCGTCTACAGCCAGTTCACGGCGCAGAGCCAGATGCTGGCCTTCATGGACTGCTTCTTCCTGATCGGCGTGATGACACTGGCCGCCGTGCCGCTGCTCCTGCTCACACGGCACTTTCGCGTAGGGGGTGGCGGGGGTGGAGGACACTGA
- a CDS encoding ferredoxin--NADP reductase, with translation MARQLSVARLENKKLLSERAQCYHLEFSVPAAESFPFISGQFVSVVAEDGNGKQQTRAYSIASGPSANRFDLCVNRVEGGFFSNRLCDLEPGQEVNFHGPHGLFTLRKPLTDSIFIATGTGIAPMRGFAEHLFPESGEDRSEGRHIWLVYGTRHESELYFQKYFEKLAAERPNFHYLATLSRPHEGWEGLRGYVQDHVADVVTRRAAGTPEITVAEGAPYDIHAYICGLNEMVSGNRDRLTGLGWDKKQVIFERYD, from the coding sequence TTGGCTCGTCAACTCTCCGTCGCACGCCTTGAAAACAAGAAGCTTCTTTCCGAGCGTGCACAGTGCTACCACCTCGAATTTTCTGTTCCCGCAGCTGAATCTTTTCCTTTCATCTCTGGCCAGTTTGTCTCGGTAGTCGCAGAGGATGGCAACGGCAAACAACAGACCCGCGCCTATTCGATCGCCTCCGGTCCCTCGGCCAATCGCTTCGATCTGTGCGTAAACCGCGTCGAAGGCGGCTTCTTCTCCAATCGCCTCTGCGATCTGGAACCCGGCCAGGAAGTGAATTTCCACGGTCCGCACGGCCTCTTTACGCTGCGTAAGCCGTTGACCGACAGCATTTTCATCGCCACCGGCACCGGCATTGCGCCCATGCGCGGCTTTGCCGAGCATCTTTTCCCCGAGTCGGGCGAGGATCGCAGCGAAGGCCGCCACATCTGGCTGGTCTACGGCACGCGCCATGAAAGCGAGCTCTACTTCCAGAAGTATTTCGAGAAGCTTGCCGCCGAGCGCCCCAACTTCCACTACCTCGCCACGCTCAGCCGTCCGCACGAGGGCTGGGAAGGACTGCGCGGCTACGTGCAGGATCACGTTGCCGATGTCGTCACACGCCGCGCCGCCGGCACGCCAGAGATTACCGTGGCCGAGGGTGCGCCCTACGACATCCACGCTTACATCTGCGGCCTGAACGAGATGGTCTCCGGCAACCGCGACCGCCTCACCGGTCTGGGCTGGGATAAGAAGCAGGTCATCTTCGAGCGCTACGACTAG